The genomic stretch CCAGGTAGAATTGGTGGGTGACGATATCTTTTGTACCAACCCATCCATCTTTCAAAAAGGCATCGAACAAGGTATTGCCAATAGCATCCTGATCAAGCTGAATCAAATCGGCACGGTGACGGAAACGCTGCAAACCATTCAACTGGCACGCCAGCATCATTATAAGTATTTCATTTCCCATCGCAGCGGAGAAACCGAAGATACCACCATTGCTGATCTGGCTGTGGCTACCTGTGCAGGGCATATCAAAACTGGCAGTGGATGCCGCGGCGAACGTATTGCAAAATTCAACCGCTTGCTCCGTATCGAAGAAGAGCTGGGCCATCGGAGTCGTTTTGCAGGAAAACAAGCTTTTATTTTTTCATAAAAATAAACAGATATGATTGGCGTAAAACATCCTTGGCACGATCTTTCACCAGGTCCACAATGTCCGAAGATTGTGCATGCTGTCATTGAAATACCGCAGGGTAGCAAAAGCAAATATGAATTAGATAAGCCTACCGGCCTGCTTAAATTGGATAGGGTGTTGTTTTCAGCAGTTCATTATCCGGCCAATTACGGTTTGATACCACAGACTTATTTTATTGATCAAGATCCACTGGATATCCTGGTATTTGCTTCCATGCCTCTCACACCGCTGTGTTTGCTGGAAGCCCGTGTCATTGGTCTTATGCACATGACTGACGGTAATGATGTGGATGATAAAATTATTGCTGTGGCACATCATGATGCAGCCTTTTTTCACATACAGGATATAGATGAACTGCCAGCATATACGATAGCCGAATTGAAAAATTTTTTTGAAGATTATAAAAAACTCGAAAATAAGATTGTAAAGGTGGGTGATTTTATGAACAAGGAAGCGGCTTATACCTGTATTCAGGAAAGTGTTGAAAGATACGCACAGAAGTTCAAAAAAGAGTAATATTCAAAGTATGCAAATATGCATACCTGTGCGGATGTTGCTTAGATTATTTTTTGGAAAATAAAAAACTGATCCATGCGATGGGCTATATTCAGTGATGTCCATGCCAATTTACCAGCACTGGAAGCTGTATGGAAAAGCCTGCAACGGCAATCTCCTGATATGATTTTTTGTCTGGGTGATCTGGTCAATCAGCATGTTTGGAGTAATGAGGCTGTGGAATTTATTCGTGGTCATCATATTGCAACGGTGAAAGGAAATCACGATCAGGGAATCGGAGAGGGGAAAACTGATTTTCCGTTTTCTTATTCTTCACCGGATGTGTACAAATGGGGCAAGCAAGCTATTACCTATACTTTATCCCAGATTCGAGCGGAACATCAGGCCTATTTGCGCCAATTGCCCATGCATATGGATTTCAGTTTTACTGATCATGTCAGATCCATTCATTGCATGCTTGCGCATGGCAGTGCCACATCGATTGAGCAATATCTTTTTGAGAACCTGCCGCAGGAAGAACTTATAGCCGCACTGGATGCTGCTCATGCGGATGTATTGATTGTGGGACACACGCATAGGCCCTATCATAAAATATTTTATCAGGGAAACCAGGTCAAACATCTC from Thermoflavifilum aggregans encodes the following:
- a CDS encoding inorganic diphosphatase; amino-acid sequence: MIGVKHPWHDLSPGPQCPKIVHAVIEIPQGSKSKYELDKPTGLLKLDRVLFSAVHYPANYGLIPQTYFIDQDPLDILVFASMPLTPLCLLEARVIGLMHMTDGNDVDDKIIAVAHHDAAFFHIQDIDELPAYTIAELKNFFEDYKKLENKIVKVGDFMNKEAAYTCIQESVERYAQKFKKE
- a CDS encoding metallophosphoesterase family protein, yielding MRWAIFSDVHANLPALEAVWKSLQRQSPDMIFCLGDLVNQHVWSNEAVEFIRGHHIATVKGNHDQGIGEGKTDFPFSYSSPDVYKWGKQAITYTLSQIRAEHQAYLRQLPMHMDFSFTDHVRSIHCMLAHGSATSIEQYLFENLPQEELIAALDAAHADVLIVGHTHRPYHKIFYQGNQVKHLINVGSAGQPKDGNWRPVYVVVDWNINSSSNNNNDYLSVQFYRVEYDLEKSIKAIQASPLSLYFASCLMQGE